Sequence from the Candidatus Poribacteria bacterium genome:
AACGATTTGTTCTCTGTCGATCAGTTCGCCGACGCGCGGTGAGATTTCGTTTACCCACCGGTCATCTTCATAAACGGCTGCGTAGAGTTGTTCTCGCTGCGCTTCACTCTCAAAACGGCGAATCCAGACGTAAAGATCGTCCTCTTCTTCACCGATAAAACTACCAATCACAACCATCCCTTTAGAAATCTGGAACGGGAGGATCGTTTCTTCCATGTATTCCACCCAGTTTTCGTGTTGACCGGGTTTCGTTCTATACTGTCGTAGTTCAAAAAAAGCCATAAAAATCTCCTTTTAATAGCGGTCAGTTGTCAGTCGTCAGCGGTCAGTCAAGAGAGCGTTGTGGTAAGTAAAATGTTCGCAATTGCCACACGCGTTACTGACTGCTGAAGGTTTCCGACAGCTTCCGATAGCCATTTTACGTTAGGTCCGGTTATAGCCGTAGCTTTTGCCTGTAATTTCAAAAAGTGCTGCTGCTGCTTGGAAGTGAATTTCTGCATCCTGGTCTTGAAGAATCAATTCCAGGAGGGACACTGCGTTGGCGTTTTTCGCCTCACCGAGTGCTTTGATAGCATCAAGTTGGAAGCCTCTTGTGACTTTGGCTTCATACAACGCGGTTAATTTTGCTACCAACGCGTTGACCGCCTTGTCTGTTCCAATCTTGCCCAATGCGCGCGATGCATCGCGACGAATCTCCACATGATTGTCATCGTTGTTCATCACTTCGATAAGTGCGTCAGTTGTTGTAATGTCTGTCAATTCACCAAGCCCTTGAGTTGCTGCTCGACGGACATCCTTATTGACTTCGGTTTCACCCTTCATCATCTGAACGAGTTCTGGTATGAGTTCACTGATTCCAG
This genomic interval carries:
- a CDS encoding NIPSNAP family protein encodes the protein MAFFELRQYRTKPGQHENWVEYMEETILPFQISKGMVVIGSFIGEEEDDLYVWIRRFESEAQREQLYAAVYEDDRWVNEISPRVGELIDREQIVVTRLEPTSRSAHQ